The Gambusia affinis linkage group LG11, SWU_Gaff_1.0, whole genome shotgun sequence genome contains a region encoding:
- the LOC122840379 gene encoding collagen alpha-3(VI) chain-like — protein MSTALARVTPLPPTVTVVRQQPAGRDVVFLLDGSDGTRTGFPAMRDFVQRVVETLSVDDNKDRVSVVQYSRDPAVQFYLNTYTTKGQILDAVRGLRHKGGRPLNTGAALQYLRDNVFTSSAGSRRPEGVPQVLVLLSGGKSFDVVDAPAAALKQMGVLIFAIGSRGSDSRELQKVSHDPSYAIAVS, from the coding sequence TGGTGAGACAGCAGCCAGCAGGAAGGGATGTGGTGTTCTTGCTGGATGGATCTGACGGCACCAGAACTGGCTTCCCAGCAATGCGAGACTTTGTCCAAAGGGTAGTAGAGACACTCAGTGTAGATGACAACAAAGACCGTGTCTCAGTGGTTCAGTACAGCAGGGATCCAGCTGTCCAGTTCTATTTGAACACGTACACGACAAAAGGCCAGATCCTTGATGCCGTCAGGGGTTTGAGGCACAAAGGCGGAAGACCCCTCAATACGGGAGCAGCGCTCCAGTACTTGAGGGATAAcgttttcacttcctctgccgGAAGCAGGCGGCCGGAAGGAGTTCCACAAGTCCTAGTGTTGCTAAGCGGCGGAAAATCATTCGACGTTGTTGACGCGCCAGCCGCTGCCCTCAAACAGATGGGTGTCTTGATCTTTGCAATTGGAAGTAGAGGCTCTGACAGCAGAGAATTACAGAAAGTGTCCCACGATCCCAGTTACGCTATTGCTGTGTCC